ACACGTAGGCCACCATCAGGATGGCGACGGTGGTCCAGGCTCTCAGGCCCGAGGGATAGCCGTTGTTGTTGTTTTGCATGGGCTCTCCTCGGCGCCGCCTGTGCGGCGCACGACGGTTGAAGAAGAGCCCAGCTTAGGTGGCCATGGGCAAGCTGAATACCGGAACGGTCGTCATATAGGCACGCTGAATGCGCGCCATGCCCTTGGGCTGATGACCACCGCCAGAGAACCTCAGAGCAGCCGAGACGCCTTTCCCGCCAGCGACGCCAGGGCGGACACCCACTGTGGATGAGTGTTCAGGCAAGGCACCAGCACCAGTTCATCGCCGCCGGCTGCGATGAACTGTTCGCGCCCACGATCCCCGATTTCCTCGAGGGTCTCGATGCAGTCGGCGACGAAGGCCGGGCACATCACCAGCAGCTTCTTCACGCCCTGGGCCGCCAGCTCGTCGAGGCGGCTCTCGGTATAGGGCTCGATCCATTTGGCACGGCCGAGGCGCGACTGGAAGGACACCGACCATTGCTCCGGACGCAGCCCGGCGCGGGCCGCGAAGCCCTCGCTGGTGCGGTAGCACTGGGCGCGATAGCAGCGCTCGAGAACAGCTCCTTCCGCCTTCTGGCAGCAATCCGCGCCCTTCAGGCAGTGGCTGCCGCTGGGGTCGGTCTTGTGCAGGTGGCGCTCCGGCAAGCCGTGGTAACTCATCAGCAGGTGATCGAAGCCCTGCTCCAGGTAAGGACGCGCGCTGGCCGCCAGGGCGTCCAGGTACTCGGGCTGGCCATAGAAGGGATCGAGGACCTGCACCTGCAGCTTCAGGTCACGGGCCGCCAGGGCGCGGCGCACTTCCTGCTCGGCCGTGG
This genomic window from Pseudomonas furukawaii contains:
- the hemH gene encoding ferrochelatase — protein: MTDHALLLVNLGSPASTRVEDVRTYLNQFLMDPYVIDLPWPLRRLLVSLILIKRPAASAHAYASIWWPEGSPLVVLSRQLESAVRPLWPHGPVAMAMRYGAPAIEDTLVELARQGVKRVTLAPLYPQFADSTTTTAEQEVRRALAARDLKLQVQVLDPFYGQPEYLDALAASARPYLEQGFDHLLMSYHGLPERHLHKTDPSGSHCLKGADCCQKAEGAVLERCYRAQCYRTSEGFAARAGLRPEQWSVSFQSRLGRAKWIEPYTESRLDELAAQGVKKLLVMCPAFVADCIETLEEIGDRGREQFIAAGGDELVLVPCLNTHPQWVSALASLAGKASRLL